In Rhizorhabdus phycosphaerae, the genomic stretch TTCGACGATGCAACCCGGCCGCAGACCGTCGCGCCCTTCGCAACCGTGGACAACCCCGACAGTCCGCTCGATGTCGCCGATATCGTGCTGATCGACCCGCCGGGCACCGGCTATAGCCGCGTCCTGTCCAGCGGCAGAACCACCGATTTCTACGGCGTGGAGCAGGATGCCGGCGCCCTGGTTCAGGTCGTTCAGCAGTGGCTGCGCCGCCACGGCCGTATCAACTCGCCCAAATATATCGTTGCCGAAAGCTACGGCACGGTCCGCGCGGCGGTGATGGCGCGGATGATGGCGGGTGGCCCGACCCAGACCGGCAGCATGGATGGGCTGACGCTGAATGGCGTGGTTATGCTCGGGCAAGCGATGGACATGGCGCGTGGCGAGGGCGATCGCACCTATCTCTCCATTCTGCCGTCGCTTGCCGCCACCGCCTGCCATTTCGGCAAGGGGCCGGCGGGATGCAGCCCGGAGAGCCAGATCGAGGCGGCGAGGCGCTTCATCGAAACGACCTATCTCCCGGCGCTGTACGCCGGCTCGCAACTGCCTGCCGACCGCAGGACGGCGGTCGCTCGCGAACTGGCATCGCTGGTGGGCCTAGAAGAAAAAGACGTGGTTGCCGCCGATCTGCGCATCGCGGGTGGTGCGTTCGCGAAGCTGCTACTGGCCGGGGACGGGAAGCGGCTCGGCCTCTACGATGCGCGCTTCACCTTGCCATTGCAGGGAGCGGACGGCGATCCGGTCGCGGACGATCCGGCGATGGGCCAATATGTGCCGGGCTTCGTCGGTGCCTGGGCCGACTATGCGGCCAAGGGGCTCAAGGTTGATCTGGACGTCCCCTATGAGCCGATCGCCTTTCGCGAGGTCAACGGCCGCTGGGATTATGGTTTCGGATCGGGGGTGCCGGTGGGAAGAAATTATGCGCTCGATCTCGCCACGGCCATGAACCGCAATCCGGCGATGCGGCTGATGGTCGGTACCGGCTATTACGATCTGGTGACCCCGCTGGGCGAGGCCGATTACGTGCTGGCCCATGCCGGCATACCGCTCTCCCGGACGAGCATCCGCCACTATGAATCGGGTCATGCGCCCTATCTGGGCGCCAGGGCCCGAACCGCACTGGCCCGCGATCTGCGCGCCTTTCTGGTCGACGCCAAGTGACCGCGCCCGCCGATCGCGCGACGCTGCGCAAGAGTGTCGGACTCGTCGGCGTCGTCACCTTCGGTGCCGGCACCGCCATCGGGGTCTCGATCTTCTCCATTCTCCAGCCGACCGCCGCCGTCGCCGGATCGGGACTGCTCGCTGCGATCGGGGTCGCGGCGTTGCCGATGCTGGTCTTTGCGGTCGCCTATGCCTATCTCGGCTCGGCGCTTCCGGTGTCGGGCGCCTCCTACGAATGGCCGACGCGCTTCATTCATCCGGGTGTCGGCTTCATGATCGCCTGGCTGCGCGTTATCGCCAATGTCGGCGCCCTGACGATCCTGTCGCAGGTGATGGTCAGCTACCTCGGCATGGTCTTTCCGATACCGCTCAAACCCGCGATGGCGGTGGCGATAACCAGCGTCTTCGCGCTCAACTATGTCGGCGTGTCGATCGCAGCGAAGGTACAGGCGCAGCTGATGGCGCTGTTGCTGATCATCCTCGCCATCTTCGTCGGCACGGGCCTGCCGCATTTCGACCCCGTCCTCGTCGGCAATCCGCTCGATGCGCCACCGCTGGCGATCCTTGCCGTCGTGCCGCTGATGATCTCGCTGTTTCTGGGGATCGAGTCCGCCGTCGAGATCGGGGAAGAGGTGCGCGATGCGCAGCGCAACGTCCCGCTCGGTATCGCGCTTGCGATCGGCGTGACCGCGCTGGTCTATGGGCTCGTCGCGCTGACCGCGCTCGGCCTCATCGGACCGGCGAAGCTCGCGGTGAGCCAGGCGCCGCTGCTCGAGGCGGCGCAGGTGGTGCTGGGCGGTCTGGCGGTGCCGCTGATCGTCGGCGCCGCCTGCTTCTCGATCATCAAGTCGATGAACGCCGCCACGCTTACCTTCTCGCGCAGCCTGTTCGCCATGGGCCGCAACGGCGCTCTGCCGCGGGCGATCGGTGCGATCCATCCCCGCTTCGGGACGCCGCACCGGGCGATACTGCTCGGCTATGTCTGCGCCATGTCCGGGCTGTTCCTTCCGCCCAGCCTCATCTTCCTGCTGCTGGCGGTGAATGTCCCGACCATGCTCAAATATATGGCCTGCTCCTACTCGGCTACGGTCGTGGCGCGCCGGCATCCGGAGATCCACGCCCGCTCGGCGCTGCGCCTGTCCCCCCGAACGGTCGTTGCTGTCGGCTATGCGGGGGTGATCTGTGCCTTTCTGGTCGGGATCTTCGGAATCGAAGCTGACCCCCGCCCCTATATGCTGGTCGGCGGCTGGCTGGTCGTCGGTCTGGTCTACTGGTTCGCCAAGGGCTGGTTCGAGGCGCGCGGCAAGGCCACCCGCGCTTTGGGCGGTTAAGCGATCAAATTATGCGCAATGGCGCGCCGGCCTCACGAGATAGAATAATTAGTGCCGGCCGCCGGCGGTAGAGAGGCGTCATGTCGAACCAGTTATCCACGCCAATGCCGACGCCTTCTTCCGAAGCGGGAAGCTATGCGGACTGGGTCCGTGCCGCGCTCGTCACCGCCCGCCAGCGCCAGGGCAATGCGGTCAGCCTTTTCGAAAGCTCGGTACCCGAACCGCGCGAGTTGCTGCGCCACACCGTGCTCGAGGCGGTCGAGCCCCAGTTTTCGCGCTATTATGTCAGCGCGTTCGGCGACGGAAATCCCTTCGTCCGCGACATGCTCGCCGAACGTTATGCGGTCGACCGCAACCAAATTCTTTGCACAACCGGTGCCACGGGAGGCCTGTCGCTGGTCTATCGCGCTTTCGTGAAGCCCGGCGACCATGTGCTGATCGAAACCCCGGGTTTCGACTTGTTCCGCCACCTGGCGGAGGCCTCTGGCGCTTCGACCGATTGCTTCCACCGCAGCGGTTCTGCGTTCGCGATAGATGTGACCGAGATCGAGGCACTGCTGCGCCCCAACACCCGGCTGGTGGTTCTGTCCGATCTGCACAACCCTTCGGGCATGGGAATTGCACCCGGCGTGATGAGGGGCCTGGCCGAGCTCGCGGAGCGGCGTGGCTTTCTGCTGGTGGTCGACGAAGTCTATGGGGATTATGCCGCGCGCGAGCGGCGTGCAGGCCCGGCTTCGGCGCTGTCGCCGGCAGTCGTCAGCCTGTCGAGCCTGACCAAGATCTACGGCCTGGGCGTGCTGCGCTGCGGCTGGATCGTCGGTGCGCCGGAAGTGCTCGAGCCTCTGCGGCGCCTGAACGGTCGCGTGGAATTCGGCGTATCGACCTTGTCGCACGCCATCGCCGCGCACGTCCTGTCGAACGGAGCTGCATTCGAGCAGCATTCGAGCAGCTATGTCGAACGCTGCCGGCCGCGTTTTCAGACATGGTTCAACGACATGGTCGCCCAAGGCTTGATGGGTGGAGCGTTGCCGGATGACGGCTGCATCTGCTTCCCGTCGCTGACCGGCATCGCCGACAGCCGCGCCTTTTCGGAGTGGCTGATCGCGCGCTCCGGCGTGATCGTCGCGCCGGGCGAATATTTCGGCGCTCCCGGTCATGTCCGCATCGGCTTTTGCCAGGAGGACGGCAAGCTCGAAGCCGGGCTGCGGGGGCTGGAGGAAGGCCTTCGCACCTACGCACGGGACCGTGAGCCGATCGATCAGGCCTGAGCCACCGCGGACTTGGCGACCAAGCCGGTAAATCTTGATCCAACTCGGCCGCTGTCGGCGAAAATCTATGCGCGAAGCCGGTCCGCAAACGCGAATCAGAATAAATATGGCGGGCGACGATGGCTAATTTGTTGCGGCCTCGGTGAGGGATGTTCGCAGGTCCGACGGCGATAGTCGCGGGCCGCGGACGGGCCGAGGCATAGCGCGCGAAGCGGCTGGTCCAAGGGGGGCGGCGGCGATCCGTGGGTTCAGTGGAGGTAAGAAAGAATGAAGACCTTTAAACATGCCATCTCCATGTCGGCAGCGGTCGTCGCTCTGGCGGCGTCGATGCCGGCCGTCGCGCAGGACATGCGCCCGGCGGACGACAACGCGGCGGGTGACATCGTCGTGACCGCGCAGAAGCGCGCCGAGCGCCTGATCGACGTTCCGGTCGCGATCAGCGCGATTTCCGCCGACACGCTCACCTCGCAGAACATCAACCGCCTCTCCGAATATTTCGATCGCGTCCCCGGCCTTCAATATTCGAACCAGCGCGTCGCGGGTCTTGCGCTGCGCGGCGTTACCACCGGCGGCGCTACGGCACCGACTGTTGCCCTGCTCGTCGATGACGTACAGTTCGGCGGCACCACCGGCACCGGCCAGCCGCCGCTGCCCGATTTCGATGCGAGCGCCGTCAGCAGAGTCGAGGTGCTGCGCGGGCCGCAGGGCACGCTCTACGGTGCATCGAGCTTGGGCGGACTGATCAAATATGTGCTCAAGGAGCCGGACCTTCAGGCCTTTTCCGGCCGGGTCGAACTGGGCGGCACCGCCGTCTCGCACGGCGATACCGGCTATGCGCTGCGCGGCTCGGTTAACGTGCCGATCACCGACTGGCTGGCGGTATTGGGCAGCGGCTTCAAGCGGGAGGACGCCCCCTATCTCAACAACGCCAATCCGCAGGCGCTGAAAGCCAAGGACGTCAACACGCGAGACGTCTGGGGCTTCCGCGGTGCGGCACTGATCAAACCTGCCGATAATTTCCGCCTCGTCCTTTCG encodes the following:
- a CDS encoding pyridoxal phosphate-dependent aminotransferase; this encodes MPTPSSEAGSYADWVRAALVTARQRQGNAVSLFESSVPEPRELLRHTVLEAVEPQFSRYYVSAFGDGNPFVRDMLAERYAVDRNQILCTTGATGGLSLVYRAFVKPGDHVLIETPGFDLFRHLAEASGASTDCFHRSGSAFAIDVTEIEALLRPNTRLVVLSDLHNPSGMGIAPGVMRGLAELAERRGFLLVVDEVYGDYAARERRAGPASALSPAVVSLSSLTKIYGLGVLRCGWIVGAPEVLEPLRRLNGRVEFGVSTLSHAIAAHVLSNGAAFEQHSSSYVERCRPRFQTWFNDMVAQGLMGGALPDDGCICFPSLTGIADSRAFSEWLIARSGVIVAPGEYFGAPGHVRIGFCQEDGKLEAGLRGLEEGLRTYARDREPIDQA
- a CDS encoding S10 family peptidase, which codes for MWIDRALIGLAIGLATLPAIAAPPQVAVSANAPAQPRIFRSEGRGTFGGTTLRYSAAVEEFLLPGASVFVTSYVRNDTGEPAKRPVVFAFNGGPGSSSLWLHLGLLGPRRVDFDDATRPQTVAPFATVDNPDSPLDVADIVLIDPPGTGYSRVLSSGRTTDFYGVEQDAGALVQVVQQWLRRHGRINSPKYIVAESYGTVRAAVMARMMAGGPTQTGSMDGLTLNGVVMLGQAMDMARGEGDRTYLSILPSLAATACHFGKGPAGCSPESQIEAARRFIETTYLPALYAGSQLPADRRTAVARELASLVGLEEKDVVAADLRIAGGAFAKLLLAGDGKRLGLYDARFTLPLQGADGDPVADDPAMGQYVPGFVGAWADYAAKGLKVDLDVPYEPIAFREVNGRWDYGFGSGVPVGRNYALDLATAMNRNPAMRLMVGTGYYDLVTPLGEADYVLAHAGIPLSRTSIRHYESGHAPYLGARARTALARDLRAFLVDAK
- a CDS encoding APC family permease, translated to MTAPADRATLRKSVGLVGVVTFGAGTAIGVSIFSILQPTAAVAGSGLLAAIGVAALPMLVFAVAYAYLGSALPVSGASYEWPTRFIHPGVGFMIAWLRVIANVGALTILSQVMVSYLGMVFPIPLKPAMAVAITSVFALNYVGVSIAAKVQAQLMALLLIILAIFVGTGLPHFDPVLVGNPLDAPPLAILAVVPLMISLFLGIESAVEIGEEVRDAQRNVPLGIALAIGVTALVYGLVALTALGLIGPAKLAVSQAPLLEAAQVVLGGLAVPLIVGAACFSIIKSMNAATLTFSRSLFAMGRNGALPRAIGAIHPRFGTPHRAILLGYVCAMSGLFLPPSLIFLLLAVNVPTMLKYMACSYSATVVARRHPEIHARSALRLSPRTVVAVGYAGVICAFLVGIFGIEADPRPYMLVGGWLVVGLVYWFAKGWFEARGKATRALGG